Proteins found in one Haemorhous mexicanus isolate bHaeMex1 chromosome 23, bHaeMex1.pri, whole genome shotgun sequence genomic segment:
- the ATAD3A gene encoding ATPase family AAA domain-containing protein 3A, whose product MSWLFGLNRGAAPGGGGDAAPPGTGSGLSLPPGPAAGGGGGGGAGDRQTPKDKWSNFDPTGLERAAKAARELDASRHAKDALSLAQMQEQTLQLEQQTKLKEYEAAIEQLKNEQIRVQAEERRKTLNEETKQHQARAQYQDKLARQRYDEQMRQQQLANEENLRKQEESVQKQEAMRRATVEREMELRHKNEMLRVEAEARARAKAERENADIIREQIRLKAAEHRQTVLESLRTAGMLFGEGFRAFVTDWDKVTATVAGLTLLAVGVYSAKNATAVAGRYIEARLGKPSLVRETSRITVLEALKHPIKVGKRLTSKAQDALEGVVLSPQLEARVRDIAIATRNTKKNKSLYRNILMYGPPGTGKTLFAKKLAVHSGMDYAIMTGGDVAPMGREGVTAMHKLFDWANTSRRGLLLFVDEADAFLRKRATEKISEDLRATLNAFLHRTGQHSNKFMLVLASNQPEQFDWAINDRIDEMVNFELPRLEERERLVRMYFDQHVLKPATEGKQRLKLAQFDYGKKCSEIARLTEGMSGREISQLAVAWQAAAYASEDGVLTEAMMDARVADAVRQHRQKMEWLKTEGAEANKETARNPLLPSPKGTPV is encoded by the exons ATGTCGTGGCTATTCGGGCTCAACCGCGGCGCCGCGCCGGGTGGCGGCGGGGACGCGGCTCCCCCGGGCACCGGCAGCGGCCTCTCGCtgccgcccggccccgctgctgGTGGCGGCGGTGGTGGAGGCGCCGGAGACCGTCAGACGCCCAAGGACAAATGGAGCAACTTCGACCCCACGGGCCTGGAGCGCGCGGCCAAGGCGGCGCGGGAGCTGGACGCGTCCC GCCATGCCAAGGATGCCCTGAGCCTGGCCCAGATGCAGGAGCAGACcttgcagctggagcagcaaacCAAACTGAAG GAGTACGAGGCTGCCATAGAGCAGCTGAAGAATGAGCAGATCCGGgtgcaggcagaggagaggaggaaaacactCAATGAGGAAACCAAACAGCATCAAGCA aGAGCCCAGTACCAGGACAAGCTGGCACGGCAGCGCTACGACGAGCAGATGAGACAGCAG CAACTTGCTAATGAGGAAAATCTGAGGAAGCAGGAGGAATCTGTGCAGAAGCAGGAGGCCATGAGGCGAG CTACCGTGGAGAGGGAGATGGAGCTGCGGCACAAGAACGAGATGCTGCGGGTGGAGGCGGAGGCGCGGGCGCGCGCCAAGGCCGAGCGCGAGAACGCCGACATCATCCGCGAGCAGATCCGCCTCAAGGCCGCCGAGCACCGCCAGACCGTGCTCGAGTCCCTCAG GACAGCTGGGATGCTCTTTGGGGAAGGATTCCGTGCTTTTGTGACAGACTGGGATAAAGTCACAGCCACG gTGGCAGGCCTGAccctgctggcagtgggggTTTATTCTGCCAAAAATGCCACGGCTGTAGCAGGGCGTTACATAGAGGCAAGGCTGGGCAAACCCTCCCTGGTGAGGGAAACCTCCAGGATCACTGTGCTGGAGGCTCTGAAACATCCCATCAAG GTTGGTAAACGTCTCACCAGCAAGGCTCAGGATGCCCTTGAAGGAGTTGTTCTCAGT ccccagctggaagCACGTGTGAGAGACATTGCCATAGCaacaagaaacacaaaaaagaacaaaagcctCTACAGGAATATTCTGATGTATGGTCCCCCTGGCACTGGAAAAACTCTTTTTGCCAAG AAATTAGCTGTGCACTCAGGCATGGACTATGCCATCATGACAGGAGGGGACGTGGCccccatgggcagggaaggggtcaCAGCCATGCACAAACTCTTTGACTGGGCCAACACCAGTAGGAGAGG cctcctgctcttcGTGGACGAGGCAGATGCATTCCTGAGGAAAAGGGCCACA GAGAAAATCAGTGAAGATCTCAGAGCAACTTTAAATGCATTTCTGCACAGAACAGGGCAGCACAGCAACAA GTTTATGCTTGTTTTAGCAAGCAACCAGCCAGAGCAGTTTGACTGGGCCATCAATGACAGGATAGATGAGATGGTGAACTTCGAGCTGCCCCGGCTGGAGGAGCGCGAGCGCCTGGTCAGGATGTATTTCGACCAGCACGTCCTGAAGCCAGCCACAGAGGGCAAACA gaGGTTGAAGCTGGCCCAGTTTGATTATGGCAAGAAGTGCTCTGAGATTGCCAGGCTGACCGAGGGCATGTCCGGCCGGGAGATCTCCCAGCTTGCTGTGGCATGGCAG